The proteins below come from a single Acinonyx jubatus isolate Ajub_Pintada_27869175 chromosome A1, VMU_Ajub_asm_v1.0, whole genome shotgun sequence genomic window:
- the NDUFA2 gene encoding NADH dehydrogenase [ubiquinone] 1 alpha subcomplex subunit 2, giving the protein MAAAVASRGIRAKLGLREIRVHLCQRSPGSQGVREFIEKHYVELKKANPDLPILIRECSDVQPKLWARYAFGQEKNVSLNNFSADQVTRAIENVLSGKA; this is encoded by the exons ATGGCGGCGGCTGTAGCCAGTCGCGGAATTCGGGCAAAACTGGGCCTGCGTGAAATTCGCGTCCACTTGTGCCAGCGCTCGCCTGGCAGTCAGGGCGTCAG ggaaTTTATCGAGAAACACTATGTGGAGCTGAAGAAGGCGAACCCTGACCTGCCAATCCTAATCCGCGAGTGTTCCGATGTGCAGCCCAAGCTCTGGGCCCGTTACG caTTTGGCCAAGAGAAGAATGTCTCTTTGAATAACTTCAGTGCTGATCAAGTAACCAGAGCCATTGAGAATGTGCTAAGTGGCAAAGCCTGA
- the IK gene encoding protein Red — MPERDSEPFSNPLAPDGHDVDDPHSFHQSKLTNEDFRKLLMTPRAAPTSAPPSKSRHHEMPREYNEDEDPAARRRKKKSYYAKLRQQEIERERELAEKYRDRAKERRDGVNKDYEETELISTTANYRAVGPTAEADKSAAEKRRQLIQESKFLGGDMEHTHLVKGLDFALLQKVRAEIASKEKEEEELMEKPQKETKKDEDPENKIEFKTRLGRNVYRTLFRSKAYERNELFLPGRMAYVVDLDDEYADTDIPTTLIRSKADCPTMEAQTTLTTNDIVISKLTQILSYLRQGTRNKKLKKKDKGKMEEKKPPEADMNIFEDIGDYVPSTTKTPRDKERERYRERERDRERDRDRDRERERERDRERERDREREEEKKRHSYFEKPKVDDEPMDVDKGPGSAKELIKSINEKFAGSAGWEGTESLKKPEDKKQLGDFFGMSNSYAECYPATMDDMAVDSDEEVDYSKMDQGNKKGPLGRWDFDTQEEYSEYMNNKEALPKAAFQYGIKMSEGRKTRRFKETNDKAELDRQWKKISAIIEKRKKMEADGVEVKRPKY; from the exons ATGCCAGAGCGAGACA GTGAGCCTTTCTCCAACCCCTTGGCTCCAGATGGCCACGATGTGGACGATCCTCACTCCTTCCACCA GTCAAAACTCACCAATGAAGACTTCAGGAAACTTCTCATGACCCCGAGGGCTGCACCCACATCTGCACCACCCTCTAAATCACGTCACCATGA gATGCCAAGGGAGTACAATGAGGACGAAGACCCCGCTGCacgaaggagaaaaaagaaaag TTATTATGCCAAGCTTCGTCAAcaagaaattgagagagagagagaactagcagAGAAGTACCGGGACCGTGCCAAGGAACGGCGAGATGGTGTAAACAAAGattatgaggaaactgagctaaTCAGTACCACAGCTAACTACAGGGCTGTGGGCCCCACTGCTGAGGC GGACAAATCAGCtgcagagaaaagaagacagttgaTCCAGGAATCCAAATTCTTGGGTGGTGACATGGAACACACCCATTTGGTGAAAGGCTTGGATTTTGCTCTGCTTCAAAAG GTACGAGCTGAGATTGccagcaaagagaaagaagaggaagaacttATGGAAAAGCCCCAGAAGGAAACCAA gAAAGATGAGGATCCTGAGAACAAAATTGAATTTAAGACACGCTTGG GCCGCAATGTTTACCGCACACTGTTTAGGAGCAAGGCATATGAACGCAATGAGCTGTTCCTGCCAGGCCGCATGGCCTATGTGGTAGACCTGGATGACGAGTATGCAGACACAGATATCCCTACCACGCTTATCCGCAGCAAAGCAGATTGCCCCACTATGGAG GCCCAGACAACACTGACTACAAATGACATCGTAATCAGCAAGCTCACCCAGATCCTTTCCTACCTGCGGCAGGGTACCCGCAATAAGAAGCTCAAGAAGAAGGATAAAG GGAAGATGGAAGAGAAGAAGCCCCCTGAAGCTGACATGAA TATATTTGAAGACATTGGGGATTATGTGCCATCCACAACCAAGACTCCTCGGGACAAGGAGCGGGAGAGATACCGGGAACGAGAGCGTGAtcgggagagagacagagaccgtgaCAGAGAACGGGAGCGAGAACGAGATCGGGAGCGGgagcgggacagagagagagaggaagagaagaagaggcaCAGCTACTTTGAGAAGCCGAAAGTGGATGATGAG ccCATGGACGTTGACAAAG GACCTGGATCTGCTAAGGAGTTGATCAAATCGATCAATGAAAAGTTTGCTGGATCTGCTGGCTGGGAAGGCACTGAATC GCTGAAGAAGCCAGAGGATAAGAAGCAGCTGGGAGACTTCTTTGGCATGTCCAACAGTTATGCTGAGTGTTATCCAGCCAC GATGGATGACATGGCCGTGGATAGTGATGAGGAGGTGGATTACAGCAAAATGGACCAG GGTAATAAGAAAGGCCCCTTAGGCCGCTGGGACTTTGATACCCAGGAGGAATACAGCGAGTATATGAACAACAAGGAGGCTTTGCCCAA AGCTGCATTCCAGTATGGTATCAAGATGTCTGAAGGGCGGAAGACCAGGCGCTTCAAGGAAACCAATGATAAGGCAGAACTAGATCGCCAGTGGAAGAAGATTAGTGCA ATCattgagaagaggaagaagatggagGCTGATGG AGTTGAAGTGAAAAGACCAAAATACTAA